A DNA window from Chryseobacterium sp. MEBOG06 contains the following coding sequences:
- the tenA gene encoding thiaminase II — MKWSEQTWNTIEECYQSILDMPFIKELSDGSLPQEKFRFYMAQDSLYLEHFGRTLSLIAAKIPDLQDVLTFMRFAENAIVVENALHESYFKDFGVSDKGILQPACHHYIHFLRSTAALESVEIAVAAVLPCFWIYREVGNYIYHTQNTIDNPYEKWIATYAGEEFSAAVDQAIAICDKIAENSTDKTRKRMTEAFTMASRMEYHFWEAAYELKIWK, encoded by the coding sequence ATGAAATGGTCTGAACAAACCTGGAACACAATAGAAGAATGCTATCAGTCTATTCTTGATATGCCCTTTATAAAAGAATTATCAGACGGCAGCTTACCGCAGGAAAAGTTCCGTTTTTATATGGCTCAGGACTCTTTATATCTGGAACACTTCGGGAGAACACTTTCCCTGATTGCAGCCAAGATTCCGGATCTTCAGGATGTGCTTACTTTCATGCGCTTTGCGGAGAATGCTATTGTGGTGGAAAATGCACTGCATGAATCTTATTTCAAAGATTTCGGAGTGAGTGATAAAGGTATTTTACAACCTGCCTGCCATCATTATATTCACTTCCTGAGAAGTACCGCAGCCTTGGAATCAGTGGAAATAGCAGTTGCAGCAGTACTTCCTTGCTTTTGGATTTACAGAGAAGTTGGAAATTATATTTACCATACTCAAAATACAATTGATAATCCTTATGAAAAATGGATTGCTACGTATGCAGGAGAAGAATTTTCGGCGGCAGTGGATCAGGCGATTGCCATTTGTGATAAAATAGCCGAAAACAGCACTGATAAAACCAGAAAAAGAATGACAGAAGCTTTCACCATGGCCTCCCGAATGGAATATCACTTCTGGGAAGCTGCCTATGAGCTGAAAATCTGGAAATAA